One window of Biomphalaria glabrata chromosome 6, xgBioGlab47.1, whole genome shotgun sequence genomic DNA carries:
- the LOC106061934 gene encoding uncharacterized protein LOC106061934 isoform X1: MIFRRLVFLFLFGVATVHASPDPKHWCAHENQDVILPFLLPQPDEQGFLQTIVIKLQHFKQKPIDVLSIGVYDLAVVVHPEYTSRLNYTVSVLENKVYVIISNVTVDDDGLYKCYSGLEPIEECDVKLNVYNDRQRPIINQSWLIFHGQDFNVTCENSNFDLGQEYPYIRLLRLYRRAIPNIHSFNVFAEVANYNVQKDERKVWIQNYEGDWSYEHDQAKPRITLMVKGAGLKDSGEYGCEAVTSMSEKSHVLMTFYSLVELVNVRAYYHPMDMTECQDPSVKAMAGFGRNGSTQTCYECQLLMIGLMWASVLLPYLKPRFGGAI; encoded by the exons ATGATTTTTAGAAgactagtttttctttttttgtttggtgtag CAACAGTTCACGCGTCTCCTGATCCGAAACACTGGTGCGCCCATGAAAACCAAGATGTCATTTTACCATTCCTGCTCCCGCAACCTGACGAGCAAGGCTTTCTGCAAACAATCGTTATCAAACTTCAACACTTTAAACAAAAGCCAATAGATGTCCTGTCCATTGGTGTCTACGACCTTGCCGTGGTTGTGCATCCCGAATACACGTCACGGCTAAACTACACAGTCAGCGTACTTGAGAACAAGGTGTACGTCATAATCAGCAACGTCACGGTGGATGACGACGGGCTGTATAAATGTTACAGCGGGCTTGAGCCCATAGAGGAATGCGACGTTAAACTTAATGTTTACA ATGATCGCCAGCGTCCCATTATCAACCAAAGTTGGTTGATTTTCCATGGCCAGGACTTCAATGTGACCTGCGAGAACTCCAACTTTGACTTAGGCCAGGAGTACCCTTACATCCGCTTACTTCGGTTGTACAGGCGAGCCATCCCAAACATCCATTCCTTCAACGTGTTCGCAGAAGTGGCCAATTACAATGTCCAAAAGGACGAGAGGAAAGTATGG attCAGAACTATGAGGGCGATTGGTCTTACGAACACGATCAAGCTAAACCTCGAATCACActaatggtcaaaggagcaggACTAAAGGATTCTGGGGAGTATGGTTGCGAGGCCGTTACTTCCATGTCAGAAAAAAGTCACGTTTTGATGACATTTTACAGCCTAGTAGAGCTGGTAAATGTTAGAG CTTACTACCATCCAATGGACATGACAGAGTGTCAAG ATCCTTCCGTTAAGGCAATGGCGGGGTTTGGACGTAACGGTTCAACCCAGACATGCTACGAGTGCCAACTACTGATGATAGGTCTGATGTGGGCTTCAGTTTTATTACCATATCTGAAACCTCGTTTTGGCGGGGCTATATGA
- the LOC106061934 gene encoding uncharacterized protein LOC106061934 isoform X2: MIFRRLVFLFLFGVATVHASPDPKHWCAHENQDVILPFLLPQPDEQGFLQTIVIKLQHFKQKPIDVLSIGVYDLAVVVHPEYTSRLNYTVSVLENKVYVIISNVTVDDDGLYKCYSGLEPIEECDVKLNVYNDRQRPIINQSWLIFHGQDFNVTCENSNFDLGQEYPYIRLLRLYRRAIPNIHSFNVFAEVANYNVQKDERKVWIQNYEGDWSYEHDQAKPRITLMVKGAGLKDSGEYGCEAVTSMSEKSHVLMTFYSLVELVNVRAYYHPMDMTECQA; this comes from the exons ATGATTTTTAGAAgactagtttttctttttttgtttggtgtag CAACAGTTCACGCGTCTCCTGATCCGAAACACTGGTGCGCCCATGAAAACCAAGATGTCATTTTACCATTCCTGCTCCCGCAACCTGACGAGCAAGGCTTTCTGCAAACAATCGTTATCAAACTTCAACACTTTAAACAAAAGCCAATAGATGTCCTGTCCATTGGTGTCTACGACCTTGCCGTGGTTGTGCATCCCGAATACACGTCACGGCTAAACTACACAGTCAGCGTACTTGAGAACAAGGTGTACGTCATAATCAGCAACGTCACGGTGGATGACGACGGGCTGTATAAATGTTACAGCGGGCTTGAGCCCATAGAGGAATGCGACGTTAAACTTAATGTTTACA ATGATCGCCAGCGTCCCATTATCAACCAAAGTTGGTTGATTTTCCATGGCCAGGACTTCAATGTGACCTGCGAGAACTCCAACTTTGACTTAGGCCAGGAGTACCCTTACATCCGCTTACTTCGGTTGTACAGGCGAGCCATCCCAAACATCCATTCCTTCAACGTGTTCGCAGAAGTGGCCAATTACAATGTCCAAAAGGACGAGAGGAAAGTATGG attCAGAACTATGAGGGCGATTGGTCTTACGAACACGATCAAGCTAAACCTCGAATCACActaatggtcaaaggagcaggACTAAAGGATTCTGGGGAGTATGGTTGCGAGGCCGTTACTTCCATGTCAGAAAAAAGTCACGTTTTGATGACATTTTACAGCCTAGTAGAGCTGGTAAATGTTAGAG CTTACTACCATCCAATGGACATGACAGAGTGTCAAG ctTAA